One region of Kazachstania africana CBS 2517 chromosome 3, complete genome genomic DNA includes:
- the KAFR0C04120 gene encoding uncharacterized protein (similar to Saccharomyces cerevisiae ZWF1 (YNL241C); ancestral locus Anc_2.3), with product MPSVSTQPISYHEKSSIVVFGASGDLAKRSIFPGLFSLYREGFLKPNTQIIGYARSKLTKEQLISKFQGFLRKPDGAIDDVKEKEFYNMLTYVSGAYDSDEGYEEVRNILETFENNEGVTDPRRLFYFSIPPNVFIPVAQQIKKLLYVPNGGTRVVVEKPFGNDLKTAEILEAELEKLFTEDEMLRMDHFLGKESIQSLIPLRFSNELLSAVWDRKSIKSMYLSFKEPFGTEGRGGYFDPVGMIRDVMQNHLLQVIALITMEKQRSFDSKGIRDAKVNVLKAMTPFDNDNVLVGQYSRSVDGKKPSYLDDETVPKGSKSNTYAFVTFNIDNDRWRGVPIIMGAGKATDEDQIEVRVQFHKDTPFFSQYPQTELVIRTHPDFAVYLDFHGKIPELEKIPPIPDAEAYRVLIKDAIKGDSSKFVGFDELETSWKLFTPLLNHLEGPNGPQPELYPYGSKGPESINKYLEKNSYEVKH from the coding sequence ATGCCAAGTGTAAGCACTCAACCAATCAGTTATCACGAAAAATCTTCCATTGTTGTCTTTGGGGCCTCCGGTGATCTAGCCAAGAGATCCATCTTCCCAGGTTTATTCAGTTTATACAGGGAAGGGTTTTTAAAGCCAAATACACAAATTATTGGTTACGCAAGATCTAAATTGACTAAAGAACAATTGATTTCCAAGTTCCAAGGCTTTTTAAGAAAACCAGATGGTGCTATTGATGATgtcaaagaaaaggaattctACAACATGTTAACTTATGTTTCTGGCGCTTATGACTCCGATGAAGGCTACGAAGAAGTTAGAAACATATTagaaacttttgaaaataatgaaggtGTCACTGACCCACGTCGACTCTTCTATTTCTCCATTCCACCAAACGTTTTCATTCCAGTAGCTCAACAAATCAAGAAGTTATTATACGTTCCAAATGGTGGTACCAGGGTTGTAGTAGAGAAGCCATTCGGTAATGACTTAAAGACTGCTGAAATTCTAGAAgctgaattagaaaaattattcacagaagatgaaatgtTAAGAATGGATCATTTCTTAGGTAAAGAATCTATTCAAAGTTTAATTCCATTAAGATTCAGTAACGAACTTCTTTCTGCTGTTTGGGATAGGAAGTCTATCAAGAGCATGTATTTATCCTTCAAAGAACCATTTGGTACCGAAGGTCGTGGTGGATACTTCGATCCAGTTGGTATGATTAGAGACGTCATGCAAAATCATTTATTACAAGTTATTGCTTTGATTACCATGGAAAAACAAAGATCCTTTGATTCAAAAGGTATTCGTGACGCTAAAGTCAATGTTTTAAAGGCCATGACACCATTCGATAATGACAATGTCCTAGTTGGTCAATACTCTAGATCCGTAGATGGTAAGAAACCATCATATCTAGATGACGAAACTGTCCCAAAGGGTTCAAAATCTAACACTTACGCCTTTGTCACATTCAATATTGACAACGACCGTTGGAGAGGTGTCCCAATTATTATGGGTGCTGGCAAAGCCACTGATGAAGATCAAATTGAAGTTAGAGTACAATTCCACAAGGACAcaccatttttttctcaatatCCACAGACTGAATTGGTCATTAGAACTCACCCAGATTTTGCCGTTTACCTTGATTTCCATGGTAAGATTCCagaattggaaaagatCCCACCAATTCCAGATGCAGAAGCTTACAGAGTCTTAATTAAGGATGCTATTAAGGGTGACTCCTCAAAATTTGTTGGTTTCgatgaattagaaacaTCTTGGAAGCTATTCACTCCATTATTAAACCATCTGGAAGGTCCAAATGGTCCACAACCAGAACTTTATCCATATGGTTCTAAGGGCCCAGAAAGTATTAATAAGTACTTGGAAAAGAATAGTTATGAAGTTAAGCACTAA
- the ERB1 gene encoding ribosome biogenesis protein ERB1 (similar to Saccharomyces cerevisiae ERB1 (YMR049C); ancestral locus Anc_2.613) has translation MVRDTNTPKLKKRVAEESDVEDAVEDDKLIVDGLINEDSDSDDDEEYESAAERISSSEEEEEQEDSDAELNKLLAEEEGDEGDSEEYNTSDFEEDDTKSLTDKLSGVKLKTIADENIYTKYSDGQPRIIKPEINPIYDSDDSDVETKNTIGNIPLSVYDEMPHIGYNINGKRIMRPAKGSALDQLLDTIELPEGWTGLLDKESGSSLNLTEEELDLISRIQKNETTDDRTNPYEPYVDWFTRHEEVMPLTAIPEPKRRFVPSKNEAKRIMKIVRAIREGRIIPPKKLKEMRDKESAENHNYDLWGDSTETNDHVMNLRAPKLPPPTNEESYNPPEEYLLTEQEKEEWENTEISEREKNFIPQKYGALRKVPGYTENIRERFERSLDLYLAPRVRKNKLNIDPDSLIPELPSPKDLRPFPIRCSTVYSGHKDKIRSLSIDPSGLWLATASDDGSVRIWEILTGREVYKAQLVDEEDSEDNIDCIEWNPDKSTGILAVTVGQNIHLIVPPIFGFDIENNGKTKIENGYGFDTFGTVKKSNLEVNSDDDEEEEGQQDSSNAVKKAVAQWNKPSAKQMEKDICITITCKKTVKKLSWHRKGDYFVTVQPDSGNTSVLIHQLSKHMTQSPFKKSKGIIMDAKFHPFKPQLFVCSQRYVRIYDLSQQVLVKKLLPGARWLSKIDIHPRGDNLIASSFDKRVLWHDLDLAATPYKTLRYHDKAVRSVGFHKRLPLFCSAADDGNVHVFHATVYDDMMKNPMIVPLKKLSGHKVVNSLGVLDAIWHPREAWLFTAGADNTARLWTA, from the coding sequence ATGGTTCGCGATACTAATACTCCAAAGCTCAAGAAGAGAGTAGCCGAAGAGTCAGATGTCGAAGACGCGGTAGAAGATGATAAGTTAATCGTCGATGGGTTAATAAATGAAGACAGTGACAgcgatgatgatgaagaatatgaatCTGCAGCTGAAAGGATCTCTTCGtccgaagaagaagaggaacaAGAAGATTCTGATGCCGAATTAAACAAATTATTAGCTGAAGAGGAAGGAGATGAAGGAGATTCTGAAGAATATAATACCTCTGACttcgaagaagatgatactAAATCATTAACTGATAAATTATCTGGAGTTAAATTAAAGACTATTGCGGACGAAAATATTTATACAAAGTACTCTGATGGTCAGCCAAGAATTATTAAACCAGAAATCAACCCAATTTATGACAGCGATGATAGTGATGTTGAAACTAAAAATACTATTGGTAATATCCCATTGTCCGTCTATGACGAAATGCCACATATCGGTTACAATATCAACGGTAAGAGAATTATGAGGCCAGCAAAGGGATCTGCATTAGATCAGTTATTGGATACCATAGAATTACCAGAGGGTTGGACTGGTTTACTTGACAAAGAATCCGGTTCTAGTTTGAATttaactgaagaagaattggatTTAATTTCcagaattcaaaagaatgaaaCTACTGATGATAGAACGAATCCATATGAACCATATGTTGATTGGTTCACCAGACATGAAGAAGTCATGCCATTAACTGCTATTCCTGAACCAAAGAGAAGATTTGTTCCATCCAAGAACGAGGCCAAGAGAATCATGAAGATTGTTAGGGCTATTAGAGAAGGTAGAATTATTCCGccaaagaaattgaaggaaatgAGAGACAAAGAAAGTGCCGAAAATCATAATTATGATTTATGGGGCGACTCTACGGAAACTAATGACCATGTTATGAACTTGAGAGCACCAAAATTACCTCCTCCAACGAATGAAGAAAGTTACAATCCACCTGAAGAGTATTTATTAACTgaacaagaaaaggaagagtGGGAAAACACCGAAATCAgtgaaagagaaaagaatttCATTCCACAGAAATATGGTGCGTTGAGAAAGGTTCCAGGTTATACAGAAAATATCCGCgaaagatttgaaagatcGTTAGATTTATATTTGGCACCAAGAGTTCGTAAAAACAAACTAAATATTGATCCAGATTCATTAATTCCTGAGTTACCATCTCCAAAAGATCTAAGACCTTTCCCAATCCGCTGTTCTACTGTATATTCAGGTCATAAGGATAAGATACGTAGTTTATCCATAGATCCATCTGGGTTATGGTTGGCCACAGCATCTGACGATGGTTCCGTTAGAATTTGGGAAATTTTAACTGGTAGAGAAGTTTACAAGGCACAATTAgtagatgaagaagattctgAAGATAATATTGACTGTATTGAATGGAATCCAGATAAGAGTACTGGTATTTTAGCCGTTACAGTGGgacaaaatattcatttaattgTTCCACCAATTTTTGgttttgatattgaaaataatggtaaGACCAAGATAGAGAATGGTTATGGGTTTGATACATTTGGTACAGTGAAAAAATCTAATTTGGAGGTGAacagtgatgatgatgaagaagaagaagggCAACAAGACTCTTCAAACGCTGTTAAGAAGGCTGTCGCTCAATGGAACAAACCGTCCGCTAAACAAATggaaaaagatatttgtATTACCATAACATGTAAGAAGACAgtgaagaaattatcaTGGCATAGAAAAGGTGATTATTTTGTCACTGTTCAACCAGACTCTGGTAATACATCAGTTTTAATCCATCAATTATCTAAGCATATGACACAATCACCatttaaaaaatctaaAGGTATTATTATGGATGCAAAATTCCATCCATTCAAACCACAATTGTTTGTTTGCTCACAAAGATACGTTAGAATATACGATTTATCTCAACAAGTCTTGGTAAAGAAACTATTACCAGGTGCCCGTTGGTTATCAAAGATAGATATTCATCCAAGAGGTGATAATTTAATTGCTTCATCATTTGACAAGAGAGTATTATGGCATGATTTAGATTTAGCTGCCACGCCATACAAGACATTAAGGTATCATGATAAGGCAGTTCGTAGTGTTGGATTTCATAAAAGATTACCATTATTTTGTTCTGCAGCAGATGATGGTAACGTTCACGTTTTCCATGCCACGGTATATGATgatatgatgaaaaatccaATGATTGTCccattaaagaaattaagtGGACATAAAGTAGTGAATTCATTAGGTGTTCTTGATGCGATCTGGCATCCAAGAGAAGCTTGGTTATTTACTGCAGGTGCAGACAATACTGCACGTTTATGGACTGCGTAA
- the STB6 gene encoding Stb6p (similar to Saccharomyces cerevisiae STB6 (YKL072W) and STB2 (YMR053C); ancestral locus Anc_2.616), with product MYPFSVAALASERQQVAVNRVPPRKKEPPPIEVASFVFPDIRAIYNADLESFPKISYDETSIHGFEIYLVEQWAAERKYGTVITSYTGNSKDVVTAIRVILPKNVELWPRRMQIYYQQLVKFARPKVIHDSTLFTTDLSSFPSTVNLLHVECGDIRKIWSNFKTNYGLKRLRCGGRSALLLDKPSTAAADKFAQLYKIPVKHQHSKFTIDMDFTDQYQNNQGSESDDIKPETDTLDLHDVPVIELVTLVQTSLSYFALFPFINERDGLLCNYTKQGITLWWEKYGKFYLGMERPKNEATMGPTTVAGLISLVLTCYFKLMVEDSMPAKDPFDEDDFYSGIYSFQKKHNFSNSHKMVVLDEQTLSKLFEVSSRASNTDIFKFRRVLKSTVQDFTGKGNFMQLSSEILTTDLETLIQNIHGGTLALLWKRKEKSRKEIRKIRKRGFTKFTFHQGDPEDQLKQQNIYFNANSSNSKRPMSLLSQNVLEDESVYDIQGLKSPSESLNQLEDPIVSLRTNAFYKKEFFRRKSFSSIESDVLPSKSLHSLHRSNSMSEISDSIEIWNLPFDPSLVRIVRDIIRIRNQLANKSIPFCSDFSGETECLTEFNEKTLRMQKKYVQCIRSNNDLKSKHEMLQTKQHILSKEMQELKSLASQFKYNIRILHTRMRDVEASVDGFDRKLNNIMKNIAKQDSDMITKLDPVNDKETFDKYVRTLLKSENTKYEGFWVRTLGNHILGSNWKEQLGELGSWIVESIHS from the coding sequence ATGTACCCATTTTCTGTGGCAGCTTTAGCGTCAGAACGACAGCAAGTTGCAGTCAATAGAGTTCCTCCGAGAAAGAAAGAGCCACCCCCAATTGAAGTTGCTAGTTTCGTATTCCCAGACATCAGAGCTATATACAATGCAGACTTAGAATCCTTCCCTAAAATTTCATATGATGAAACAAGTATTCATGGCTTTGAAATATACCTTGTTGAGCAATGGGCAGCTGAGAGGAAGTATGGAACAGTAATTACCTCCTATACTGGTAACTCGAAGGATGTAGTGACTGCTATAAGAGTTATATTGCCAAAGAATGTTGAGCTTTGGCCTAGACGAATGCAGATCTATTATCAACAGTTGGTGAAGTTTGCAAGGCCAAAGGTAATTCATGACAGTACTCTTTTCACTACAGATCTTTCATCATTTCCATCCACAGTGAACCTCTTACACGTTGAATGTGGCgatattagaaaaatatggAGTAATTTCAAGACAAACTATGGTTTAAAAAGACTTCGTTGCGGTGGCAGATCTGCATTACTGTTGGATAAGCCATCAACCGCAGCAGCAGATAAATTCGCCCAGTTGTATAAAATACCAGTAAAACATCAGCATTCAAAATTTACTATTGATATGGATTTTACAGACCAGTATCAGAATAACCAGGGATCTGAGAGCGATGACATTAAGCCTGAAACTGATACCCTCGACTTGCACGATGTTCCTGTAATTGAATTAGTCACATTGGTTCAAACATCATTAAGTTATTTTGCGTTATTTCCGTTTATAAATGAAAGGGATGGTTTACTGTGTAACTATACAAAACAGGGCATAACATTGTGGTGggaaaaatatggaaagTTTTACTTAGGAATGGAGAGACCTAAAAATGAGGCAACCATGGGCCCAACAACAGTTGCAGGTCTGATCAGTCTTGTTCTAACATGCTATTTCAAGTTAATGGTTGAAGACAGTATGCCAGCAAAAGATCCTTTTGATGAGGACGATTTCTATTCAGGTATTTAttctttccaaaaaaaGCACAACTTTTCTAACAGTCATAAAATGGTAGTTTTAGATGAACAGACTTTAAGCAAGCTATTTGAAGTCTCTTCTAGGGCATCAAACactgatattttcaaatttagaagaGTTTTGAAGTCCACAGTGCAGGATTTTACCGGTAAAGGTAATTTCATGCAACTATCTAGTGAAATCCTGACTACTGATCTAGAGACGTTAATCCAGAATATCCATGGTGGTACTTTAGCCTTGTTGtggaaaagaaaggaaaaatcaagaaaagaaataagaaagatCAGAAAAAGAGGGTTTACGAAATTTACATTTCATCAAGGAGATCCAGAAGATCAATTAAAGcaacaaaatatatattttaatgcAAATTCGTCAAATTCTAAGAGGCCTATGAGTCTACTTTCTCAAAATGTTCTGGAAGACGAAAGCGTGTATGATATCCAAGGGTTGAAATCGCCTTCAGAATCACTGAATCAATTAGAAGACCCAATTGTGAGTCTTAGGACAAATGCATTCTATAAAAAGGAGtttttcagaagaaaatctttctcttcaatAGAAAGTGATGTACTTCCTTCAAAAAGTTTACATTCACTCCATCGTTCTAATTCTATGTCCGAAATATCAGACAGTATCGAGATATGGAACCTGCCTTTTGATCCTTCTTTAGTGAGGATTGTAAGAGATATCATACGTATTAGAAATCAACTAGCGAATAAAAGTATTCCATTTTGTTCAGACTTCTCGGGAGAGACTGAATGTCTAAcagaatttaatgaaaaaaccCTTAGAATGCAGAAAAAGTATGTCCAATGCATTAGGAGTAATAATGACTTAAAATCTAAGCATGAGATGTTACAGACAAAGCAGCATATATTGTCTAAAGAAATGCAGGAACTAAAATCATTAGCCTCTCAATTTAAGTATAATATTCGTATCTTGCACACAAGAATGAGAGACGTGGAAGCAAGTGTTGACGGATTTGATAGAAAACTAAACaatataatgaagaatATTGCAAAGCAGGATTCAGATATGATAACAAAACTTGATCCAGTAAATGACAAAGAAACGTTTGACAAATACGTGAGAACGTTATTAAAATCAGAGAATACAAAGTACGAAGGATTTTGGGTTAGAACATTGGGAAATCATATTTTGGGTAGCAATTGGAAAGAACAATTGGGAGAGCTGGGTAGCTGGATCGTGGAGAGTATTCATAGTTAG
- the KAFR0C04110 gene encoding L-methionine (R)-S-oxide reductase (similar to Saccharomyces cerevisiae YKL069W; ancestral locus Anc_2.614) has protein sequence MTEEQEKHHADYANFDSIGNRGDALEMLVMSYKSLSHDEDNWVCNLANASSLLWHCYRSLNINVNWTGFYITRKNNENELLLGPFQGKVACQSIEFGKGVCGTAASTQETQVVADVNKFPHHIACDGETKSEIVVPIISQSGKTLGVIDLDCLDYNGFGELDKKYLEELAALISKTCAF, from the coding sequence ATGacagaagaacaagaaaaacaCCACGCAGACTATGCGAACTTTGACTCTATTGGAAATAGAGGAGATGCTTTGGAAATGCTAGTGATGTCATATAAAAGTCTATCTCACGATGAGGATAATTGGGTCTGTAATTTGGCAAATGCGTCTTCTTTGTTGTGGCACTGTTATCGTTCTTTGAACATCAATGTCAACTGGACAGGTTTTTATATTACtcgaaaaaataatgagaaTGAGTTATTACTAGGTCCATTTCAAGGTAAAGTTGCGTGccaatcaattgaattcgGTAAAGGTGTATGTGGCACAGCTGCTTCTACTCAGGAAACCCAGGTTGTCGCTGATGTTAACAAATTTCCTCATCATATTGCATGTGACGGAGAAACTAAAAGTGAAATCGTGGTTCCCATAATTTCACAATCTGGTAAAACTTTAGGTGTTATCGACTTAGATTGTCTGGATTACAATGGCTTTGGTGAACTGGATAAGAAGTatttggaagaattagCAGCTCTGATCTCAAAAACTTGTGCATTCTGA
- the KAFR0C04140 gene encoding uncharacterized protein (similar to Saccharomyces cerevisiae YKL068W-A; ancestral locus Anc_2.611), with protein MSGVTLENNWHNILSNENGCSVTANNANKAPSDEEEDFVVDLNTGSLEPVSLNHYMRMLEVTEKFGQL; from the coding sequence ATGTCTGGGGTTACATTAGAAAATAACTGGCACAATATATtaagtaatgaaaatggttGTTCCGTCACTGCAAACAATGCTAACAAAGCACcatctgatgaagaagaggattTTGTAGTAGATTTGAACACTGGTTCTCTTGAACCAGTGTCATTAAATCACTATATGAGAATGCTAGAAGTCACAGAGAAGTTTGGCCAGCTATAA
- the FAR3 gene encoding Far3p (similar to Saccharomyces cerevisiae FAR3 (YMR052W); ancestral locus Anc_2.615), with protein MTDYGGDNFDFLLQLTKVLTSECRSSRQETDKIELLLKRVAKQAGISYSEFSKPITGETQNKYDSLCKPTERETLIQENYQLLYQIEQQEYIQKKIWHLINNINEHLNSIKSFIVEQKLNRALDLDTFMCDNFGNKINALQSNITVLRTSGQISKENIEDIINKFRILYKTVDWDSIRRDSTSYKNLINKINRIEEEYNIKLIDL; from the coding sequence ATGACTGATTATGGCGGAGACAACTTtgactttcttcttcagctgACTAAAGTGCTTACCTCTGAATGTCGGTCTAGCAGGCAAGAAACAGATAAAATCGAACTACTTCTTAAAAGAGTTGCTAAGCAAGCCGGCATATCTTATAGTGAGTTTAGTAAGCCTATTACAGGGGAGACTCAGAACAAATATGACTCACTATGCAAGCCAACCGAAAGAGAGACTCTTATACAAGAGAATTACCAGTTATTATATCAGATCGAACAGCAAGAATATAtccagaagaagatttggCACCtaatcaataatattaatgaaCATTTGAACTCAATTAAAAGTTTTATTGTtgaacaaaaattaaatagGGCATTGGATTTAGATACTTTCATGTGTGACAATTTCGGCAATAAAATTAACGCATTACAGTCAAATATTACCGTACTAAGGACATCTGGTCAAATCTCTAAAGAAAACATAGAGGatattataaataaattcagGATTCTATACAAGACAGTAGATTGGGACAGCATACGAAGGGATTCAACTTCATACAAGAACCTaatcaacaaaataaatCGTATCGAGGaagaatataatattaaattaattgatctataa